In Girardinichthys multiradiatus isolate DD_20200921_A chromosome 18, DD_fGirMul_XY1, whole genome shotgun sequence, a single window of DNA contains:
- the sidt2 gene encoding SID1 transmembrane family member 2 isoform X4, with protein MVLRNYWKSRHKSRRFPTLCWIRPGLAAVFWFCVTQLACGAGTVGDPKSVVQKEAEFDVTYNDTVTSKNQTIYAFNHTISRNKTEGVRVTVDVLQQQLESPILFVIRQKQAVMSFQVPLILRGLYQRKYPYKHVGRTLCQPPTRAASETQFFFVDVSTLSSQGTNYQLRVSRVESFTLQTDKKFSFTASPSQPQFFKYVFPDGVDTVIVKVNSDVNFPCSVMSVQDIQCPVYDLDNNVAFIGMYQTMTKKGAITVQRKDFPSNSFYVVVVVKTEDEACGGPLRFYPLRGDVLIDAGNRTKDLNVVVSPAINSEKYVIGMLFCLGIFLSFYVLTLLVACVENKRMKRREVFENPPDISPAETGKTPASPYEYGSFADNGSTLSSEAITDSATSTDNNYGYIERSLDSVARSRQESLSSVEEDDYDTLGDIDSDKNIVRTKKYLCVADLARKDKRVLSKKYQIYFWNIATIAVFYALPVIQLVITYQTVVNVTGNQDICYYNFLCAHPLGALSAFNNILSNLGYVMLGLLFLLIVLKRDVMNNRALLRNDLSALECGIPKHFGVYYAMGTALMMEGLLSACYHVCPNYTNFQFDTSFMYMIAGLCMLKLYQKRHPDINASAYTAYACLAAVIFFSVLGVVFGRGNTVFWIVFSVIHILATLLLSTQLYYMGRWRLDSGVLRRIVYVIYTDCIRQCSGPMYIDRMVLLVMGNIVNWSLAAYGLIVRPNDFASYLLAIGICNLLLYFAFYIIMKLRSGERIKCLPLVCILFTAVVWGFALYFFFQGLSTWQKTPAESREHNRDCILLSFFDDHDIWHFLSSIAMFGSFLVLLTMDDDLDTVQRDKIYVF; from the exons ATGGTGTTAAGGAATTACTGGAAATCTCGGCATAAAAGCAGGCGTTTTCCCACGCTTTGCTGGATACGACCGGGGCTGGCAGctgtgttctggttctgtgtgaCCCAGTTAGCCTGTGGCGCTGGGACGGTTGGGGATCCTAAATCTGTGGTCCAAAAGGAAGCAGAGTTTGATGTGACCTATAATGACACGGTTACAAGCAAAAACCAGACCATCTATGCGTTTAATCACACCATCTCCAGGAACAAG ACGGAGGGGGTGCGTGTGACCGTGGATGTGCTGCAGCAGCAACTGGAGAGTCCTATTCTGTTTGTCATTCGGCAAAAGCAAGCTGTGATGTCTTTTCAAGTCCCCCTCATTCTTAGAGGCCT CTATCAGAGGAAGTACCCCTACAAACACGTGGGCCGGACGCTGTGCCAGCCTCCAACCCGGGCCGCGTCTGAGACCCAGTTCTTCTTTGTCGACGTGTCCACCCTGTCGAGCCAGGGGACAAACTACCAGCTCCGAGTGAGCCGGGTGGAAAGCTTCACCCTGCA GACAGACAAGAAATTCAGCTTCACAGCATCACCTTCCCAACCTCAG TTCTTTAAATATGTCTTTCCTGACGGGGTGGATACGGTCATCGTCAAAGTCAACTCAGACGTGAACTTCCCCTGCTCTGTCATGTCTGTTCAGGACATCCAG TGCCCTGTCTATGACCTTGACAACAACGTGGCCTTTATTGGGATGTATCAGACTATGACGAAAAAAGGTGCCATCACTGTGCAG AGGAAGGATTTTCCCAGCAACAGCTTCTACGTGGTCGTAGTTGTAAAAACGGAGGACGAGGCGTGTGGCGGCCCGCTGCGTTTCTACCCCCTGCGGGGTGATGTGCTGATCGACGCTGGCAACCGCACTAAGGACCTCAACGTGGTGGTCTCACCTGCCATTAACT CCGAGAAGTATGTGATCGGCATGCTGTTCTGTCTGGGGATCTTCCTCTCATTCTACGTGTTAACTCTGCTGGTTGCCTGCGTGGAAAACAAGCG AATGAAAAGGAGAGAGGTGTTTGAGAACCCCCCCGACATTTCGCCTGCTGAGACAG GCAAGACTCCAGCTTCACCGTATGAATATGGCTCCTTTG CTGACAACGGCAGCACGCTGAGCTCCGAGGCCATCACTGACAGTGCTACATCGACCGACAACAACTATGGATACATAG AGCGATCATTGGACAGCGTCGCACGAAGCAGGCAGGAATCTTTAAGTTCTGTGGAGGAGGACGATTACGACACGCTGGGCGACATTGACTCGGACAAAAACATCGTCCGCACCAAG AAGTACCTGTGCGTGGCTGACCTGGCTCGCAAAGACAAGAGGGTCCTCAGCAAGAAATACCAAATCTACTTCTG GAATATTGCTACTATAGCCGTGTTCTATGCGCTACCAGTCATCCAGCTGGTCATCACATATCAGACG GTTGTCAATGTGACAGGAAACCAGGACATCTGCTACTATAACTTCCTGTGTGCCCACCCCCTGGGAGCTCTAAG TGCGTTCAACAACATCCTCAGTAACCTCGGCTACGTGATGCTGggactcctcttcctcctcatcgTCCTTAAGAGAGACGTCATGAACAATCGAGCTCTGCTTCGCAATGATCTCAGCGCGCTG GAGTGCGGTATCCCAAAGCACTTTGGTGTGTACTACGCCATGGGAACTGCTCTGATGATGGAGGGCCTGCTAAGTGCGTGCTACCATGTCTGTCCCAACTACACTAACTTCCAGTTTG ACACCTCCTTCATGTACATGATCGCCGGCCTGTGCATGTTGAAGCTGTATCAGAAGAGGCACCCCGACATCAACGCCAGTGCCTACACCGCCTACGCCTGTCTGGCTGCTGTCATCTTCTTCTCTGTGCTGGGAGTG gtgtttgggAGAGGAAACACTGTGTTCTGGATCGTTTTTTCTGTGATCCACATTCTGGCCACCCTGCTCCTCAGCACGCAGCTCTACTACATGGGCCGATGGCGGCTCG ACTCTGGCGTCCTGCGCCGCATTGTGTATGTGATCTACACAGACTGCATCAGACAGTGCAGTGGACCCATGTACATC GACCGTATGGTGCTACTTGTGATGGGTAATATAGTCAACTGGTCTCT CGCTGCCTATGGGCTCATAGTGAGACCCAATGACTTCGCCTCCTACCTGCTGGCCATCGGCATCTGCAACCTGCTGCTTTACTTCGCCTTTTACATCATTATGAAG CTGCGGAGTGGTGAGAGGATCAAGTGTCTGCCGTTGGTGTGCATTCTCTTCACGGCGGTGGTGTGGGGGTTTGCTCTGTACTTCTTCTTCCAGGGTCTCAGCACCTGGCAG AAAACTCCAGCAGAGTCTCGAGAGCACAACAGAGACTGCATCCTGTTGTCATTCTTTGACGACCACGACATTTGGCACTTCCTGTCCTCCATCGCTATGTTTGGCTCCTTCCTG GTCCTCCTGACTATGGACGACGACCTTGACACTGTTCAGAGAGACAAGATTTATGTCTTCTAA
- the sidt2 gene encoding SID1 transmembrane family member 2 isoform X2, translating to MVLRNYWKSRHKSRRFPTLCWIRPGLAAVFWFCVTQLACGAGTVGDPKSVVQKEAEFDVTYNDTVTSKNQTIYAFNHTISRNKTEGVRVTVDVLQQQLESPILFVIRQKQAVMSFQVPLILRGLYQRKYPYKHVGRTLCQPPTRAASETQFFFVDVSTLSSQGTNYQLRVSRVESFTLQTDKKFSFTASPSQPQFFKYVFPDGVDTVIVKVNSDVNFPCSVMSVQDIQCPVYDLDNNVAFIGMYQTMTKKGAITVQRKDFPSNSFYVVVVVKTEDEACGGPLRFYPLRGDVLIDAGNRTKDLNVVVSPAINSEKYVIGMLFCLGIFLSFYVLTLLVACVENKRMKRREVFENPPDISPAETGKTPASPYEYGSFADNGSTLSSEAITDSATSTDNNYGYIGQEPFKRRPFFSHLHHIAVRIERSLDSVARSRQESLSSVEEDDYDTLGDIDSDKNIVRTKKYLCVADLARKDKRVLSKKYQIYFWNIATIAVFYALPVIQLVITYQTVVNVTGNQDICYYNFLCAHPLGALSAFNNILSNLGYVMLGLLFLLIVLKRDVMNNRALLRNDLSALECGIPKHFGVYYAMGTALMMEGLLSACYHVCPNYTNFQFDTSFMYMIAGLCMLKLYQKRHPDINASAYTAYACLAAVIFFSVLGVVFGRGNTVFWIVFSVIHILATLLLSTQLYYMGRWRLDSGVLRRIVYVIYTDCIRQCSGPMYIDRMVLLVMGNIVNWSLAAYGLIVRPNDFASYLLAIGICNLLLYFAFYIIMKLRSGERIKCLPLVCILFTAVVWGFALYFFFQGLSTWQKTPAESREHNRDCILLSFFDDHDIWHFLSSIAMFGSFLVLLTMDDDLDTVQRDKIYVF from the exons ATGGTGTTAAGGAATTACTGGAAATCTCGGCATAAAAGCAGGCGTTTTCCCACGCTTTGCTGGATACGACCGGGGCTGGCAGctgtgttctggttctgtgtgaCCCAGTTAGCCTGTGGCGCTGGGACGGTTGGGGATCCTAAATCTGTGGTCCAAAAGGAAGCAGAGTTTGATGTGACCTATAATGACACGGTTACAAGCAAAAACCAGACCATCTATGCGTTTAATCACACCATCTCCAGGAACAAG ACGGAGGGGGTGCGTGTGACCGTGGATGTGCTGCAGCAGCAACTGGAGAGTCCTATTCTGTTTGTCATTCGGCAAAAGCAAGCTGTGATGTCTTTTCAAGTCCCCCTCATTCTTAGAGGCCT CTATCAGAGGAAGTACCCCTACAAACACGTGGGCCGGACGCTGTGCCAGCCTCCAACCCGGGCCGCGTCTGAGACCCAGTTCTTCTTTGTCGACGTGTCCACCCTGTCGAGCCAGGGGACAAACTACCAGCTCCGAGTGAGCCGGGTGGAAAGCTTCACCCTGCA GACAGACAAGAAATTCAGCTTCACAGCATCACCTTCCCAACCTCAG TTCTTTAAATATGTCTTTCCTGACGGGGTGGATACGGTCATCGTCAAAGTCAACTCAGACGTGAACTTCCCCTGCTCTGTCATGTCTGTTCAGGACATCCAG TGCCCTGTCTATGACCTTGACAACAACGTGGCCTTTATTGGGATGTATCAGACTATGACGAAAAAAGGTGCCATCACTGTGCAG AGGAAGGATTTTCCCAGCAACAGCTTCTACGTGGTCGTAGTTGTAAAAACGGAGGACGAGGCGTGTGGCGGCCCGCTGCGTTTCTACCCCCTGCGGGGTGATGTGCTGATCGACGCTGGCAACCGCACTAAGGACCTCAACGTGGTGGTCTCACCTGCCATTAACT CCGAGAAGTATGTGATCGGCATGCTGTTCTGTCTGGGGATCTTCCTCTCATTCTACGTGTTAACTCTGCTGGTTGCCTGCGTGGAAAACAAGCG AATGAAAAGGAGAGAGGTGTTTGAGAACCCCCCCGACATTTCGCCTGCTGAGACAG GCAAGACTCCAGCTTCACCGTATGAATATGGCTCCTTTG CTGACAACGGCAGCACGCTGAGCTCCGAGGCCATCACTGACAGTGCTACATCGACCGACAACAACTATGGATACATAG GGCAGGAGCCTTTCAAACGGCGACCATTCTTCAGTCACCTTCACCACATAGCCGTCCGCATTG AGCGATCATTGGACAGCGTCGCACGAAGCAGGCAGGAATCTTTAAGTTCTGTGGAGGAGGACGATTACGACACGCTGGGCGACATTGACTCGGACAAAAACATCGTCCGCACCAAG AAGTACCTGTGCGTGGCTGACCTGGCTCGCAAAGACAAGAGGGTCCTCAGCAAGAAATACCAAATCTACTTCTG GAATATTGCTACTATAGCCGTGTTCTATGCGCTACCAGTCATCCAGCTGGTCATCACATATCAGACG GTTGTCAATGTGACAGGAAACCAGGACATCTGCTACTATAACTTCCTGTGTGCCCACCCCCTGGGAGCTCTAAG TGCGTTCAACAACATCCTCAGTAACCTCGGCTACGTGATGCTGggactcctcttcctcctcatcgTCCTTAAGAGAGACGTCATGAACAATCGAGCTCTGCTTCGCAATGATCTCAGCGCGCTG GAGTGCGGTATCCCAAAGCACTTTGGTGTGTACTACGCCATGGGAACTGCTCTGATGATGGAGGGCCTGCTAAGTGCGTGCTACCATGTCTGTCCCAACTACACTAACTTCCAGTTTG ACACCTCCTTCATGTACATGATCGCCGGCCTGTGCATGTTGAAGCTGTATCAGAAGAGGCACCCCGACATCAACGCCAGTGCCTACACCGCCTACGCCTGTCTGGCTGCTGTCATCTTCTTCTCTGTGCTGGGAGTG gtgtttgggAGAGGAAACACTGTGTTCTGGATCGTTTTTTCTGTGATCCACATTCTGGCCACCCTGCTCCTCAGCACGCAGCTCTACTACATGGGCCGATGGCGGCTCG ACTCTGGCGTCCTGCGCCGCATTGTGTATGTGATCTACACAGACTGCATCAGACAGTGCAGTGGACCCATGTACATC GACCGTATGGTGCTACTTGTGATGGGTAATATAGTCAACTGGTCTCT CGCTGCCTATGGGCTCATAGTGAGACCCAATGACTTCGCCTCCTACCTGCTGGCCATCGGCATCTGCAACCTGCTGCTTTACTTCGCCTTTTACATCATTATGAAG CTGCGGAGTGGTGAGAGGATCAAGTGTCTGCCGTTGGTGTGCATTCTCTTCACGGCGGTGGTGTGGGGGTTTGCTCTGTACTTCTTCTTCCAGGGTCTCAGCACCTGGCAG AAAACTCCAGCAGAGTCTCGAGAGCACAACAGAGACTGCATCCTGTTGTCATTCTTTGACGACCACGACATTTGGCACTTCCTGTCCTCCATCGCTATGTTTGGCTCCTTCCTG GTCCTCCTGACTATGGACGACGACCTTGACACTGTTCAGAGAGACAAGATTTATGTCTTCTAA
- the sidt2 gene encoding SID1 transmembrane family member 2 isoform X3, whose translation MVLRNYWKSRHKSRRFPTLCWIRPGLAAVFWFCVTQLACGAGTVGDPKSVVQKEAEFDVTYNDTVTSKNQTIYAFNHTISRNKTEGVRVTVDVLQQQLESPILFVIRQKQAVMSFQVPLILRGLYQRKYPYKHVGRTLCQPPTRAASETQFFFVDVSTLSSQGTNYQLRVSRVESFTLQTDKKFSFTASPSQPQFFKYVFPDGVDTVIVKVNSDVNFPCSVMSVQDIQCPVYDLDNNVAFIGMYQTMTKKGAITVQRKDFPSNSFYVVVVVKTEDEACGGPLRFYPLRGDVLIDAGNRTKDLNVVVSPAINSEKYVIGMLFCLGIFLSFYVLTLLVACVENKRMKRREVFENPPDISPAETASLLGKNGDGKTPASPYEYGSFADNGSTLSSEAITDSATSTDNNYGYIERSLDSVARSRQESLSSVEEDDYDTLGDIDSDKNIVRTKKYLCVADLARKDKRVLSKKYQIYFWNIATIAVFYALPVIQLVITYQTVVNVTGNQDICYYNFLCAHPLGALSAFNNILSNLGYVMLGLLFLLIVLKRDVMNNRALLRNDLSALECGIPKHFGVYYAMGTALMMEGLLSACYHVCPNYTNFQFDTSFMYMIAGLCMLKLYQKRHPDINASAYTAYACLAAVIFFSVLGVVFGRGNTVFWIVFSVIHILATLLLSTQLYYMGRWRLDSGVLRRIVYVIYTDCIRQCSGPMYIDRMVLLVMGNIVNWSLAAYGLIVRPNDFASYLLAIGICNLLLYFAFYIIMKLRSGERIKCLPLVCILFTAVVWGFALYFFFQGLSTWQKTPAESREHNRDCILLSFFDDHDIWHFLSSIAMFGSFLVLLTMDDDLDTVQRDKIYVF comes from the exons ATGGTGTTAAGGAATTACTGGAAATCTCGGCATAAAAGCAGGCGTTTTCCCACGCTTTGCTGGATACGACCGGGGCTGGCAGctgtgttctggttctgtgtgaCCCAGTTAGCCTGTGGCGCTGGGACGGTTGGGGATCCTAAATCTGTGGTCCAAAAGGAAGCAGAGTTTGATGTGACCTATAATGACACGGTTACAAGCAAAAACCAGACCATCTATGCGTTTAATCACACCATCTCCAGGAACAAG ACGGAGGGGGTGCGTGTGACCGTGGATGTGCTGCAGCAGCAACTGGAGAGTCCTATTCTGTTTGTCATTCGGCAAAAGCAAGCTGTGATGTCTTTTCAAGTCCCCCTCATTCTTAGAGGCCT CTATCAGAGGAAGTACCCCTACAAACACGTGGGCCGGACGCTGTGCCAGCCTCCAACCCGGGCCGCGTCTGAGACCCAGTTCTTCTTTGTCGACGTGTCCACCCTGTCGAGCCAGGGGACAAACTACCAGCTCCGAGTGAGCCGGGTGGAAAGCTTCACCCTGCA GACAGACAAGAAATTCAGCTTCACAGCATCACCTTCCCAACCTCAG TTCTTTAAATATGTCTTTCCTGACGGGGTGGATACGGTCATCGTCAAAGTCAACTCAGACGTGAACTTCCCCTGCTCTGTCATGTCTGTTCAGGACATCCAG TGCCCTGTCTATGACCTTGACAACAACGTGGCCTTTATTGGGATGTATCAGACTATGACGAAAAAAGGTGCCATCACTGTGCAG AGGAAGGATTTTCCCAGCAACAGCTTCTACGTGGTCGTAGTTGTAAAAACGGAGGACGAGGCGTGTGGCGGCCCGCTGCGTTTCTACCCCCTGCGGGGTGATGTGCTGATCGACGCTGGCAACCGCACTAAGGACCTCAACGTGGTGGTCTCACCTGCCATTAACT CCGAGAAGTATGTGATCGGCATGCTGTTCTGTCTGGGGATCTTCCTCTCATTCTACGTGTTAACTCTGCTGGTTGCCTGCGTGGAAAACAAGCG AATGAAAAGGAGAGAGGTGTTTGAGAACCCCCCCGACATTTCGCCTGCTGAGACAG CCTCCCTTCTTGGGAAGAACGGCGATG GCAAGACTCCAGCTTCACCGTATGAATATGGCTCCTTTG CTGACAACGGCAGCACGCTGAGCTCCGAGGCCATCACTGACAGTGCTACATCGACCGACAACAACTATGGATACATAG AGCGATCATTGGACAGCGTCGCACGAAGCAGGCAGGAATCTTTAAGTTCTGTGGAGGAGGACGATTACGACACGCTGGGCGACATTGACTCGGACAAAAACATCGTCCGCACCAAG AAGTACCTGTGCGTGGCTGACCTGGCTCGCAAAGACAAGAGGGTCCTCAGCAAGAAATACCAAATCTACTTCTG GAATATTGCTACTATAGCCGTGTTCTATGCGCTACCAGTCATCCAGCTGGTCATCACATATCAGACG GTTGTCAATGTGACAGGAAACCAGGACATCTGCTACTATAACTTCCTGTGTGCCCACCCCCTGGGAGCTCTAAG TGCGTTCAACAACATCCTCAGTAACCTCGGCTACGTGATGCTGggactcctcttcctcctcatcgTCCTTAAGAGAGACGTCATGAACAATCGAGCTCTGCTTCGCAATGATCTCAGCGCGCTG GAGTGCGGTATCCCAAAGCACTTTGGTGTGTACTACGCCATGGGAACTGCTCTGATGATGGAGGGCCTGCTAAGTGCGTGCTACCATGTCTGTCCCAACTACACTAACTTCCAGTTTG ACACCTCCTTCATGTACATGATCGCCGGCCTGTGCATGTTGAAGCTGTATCAGAAGAGGCACCCCGACATCAACGCCAGTGCCTACACCGCCTACGCCTGTCTGGCTGCTGTCATCTTCTTCTCTGTGCTGGGAGTG gtgtttgggAGAGGAAACACTGTGTTCTGGATCGTTTTTTCTGTGATCCACATTCTGGCCACCCTGCTCCTCAGCACGCAGCTCTACTACATGGGCCGATGGCGGCTCG ACTCTGGCGTCCTGCGCCGCATTGTGTATGTGATCTACACAGACTGCATCAGACAGTGCAGTGGACCCATGTACATC GACCGTATGGTGCTACTTGTGATGGGTAATATAGTCAACTGGTCTCT CGCTGCCTATGGGCTCATAGTGAGACCCAATGACTTCGCCTCCTACCTGCTGGCCATCGGCATCTGCAACCTGCTGCTTTACTTCGCCTTTTACATCATTATGAAG CTGCGGAGTGGTGAGAGGATCAAGTGTCTGCCGTTGGTGTGCATTCTCTTCACGGCGGTGGTGTGGGGGTTTGCTCTGTACTTCTTCTTCCAGGGTCTCAGCACCTGGCAG AAAACTCCAGCAGAGTCTCGAGAGCACAACAGAGACTGCATCCTGTTGTCATTCTTTGACGACCACGACATTTGGCACTTCCTGTCCTCCATCGCTATGTTTGGCTCCTTCCTG GTCCTCCTGACTATGGACGACGACCTTGACACTGTTCAGAGAGACAAGATTTATGTCTTCTAA
- the sidt2 gene encoding SID1 transmembrane family member 2 isoform X1, whose amino-acid sequence MVLRNYWKSRHKSRRFPTLCWIRPGLAAVFWFCVTQLACGAGTVGDPKSVVQKEAEFDVTYNDTVTSKNQTIYAFNHTISRNKTEGVRVTVDVLQQQLESPILFVIRQKQAVMSFQVPLILRGLYQRKYPYKHVGRTLCQPPTRAASETQFFFVDVSTLSSQGTNYQLRVSRVESFTLQTDKKFSFTASPSQPQFFKYVFPDGVDTVIVKVNSDVNFPCSVMSVQDIQCPVYDLDNNVAFIGMYQTMTKKGAITVQRKDFPSNSFYVVVVVKTEDEACGGPLRFYPLRGDVLIDAGNRTKDLNVVVSPAINSEKYVIGMLFCLGIFLSFYVLTLLVACVENKRMKRREVFENPPDISPAETASLLGKNGDGKTPASPYEYGSFADNGSTLSSEAITDSATSTDNNYGYIGQEPFKRRPFFSHLHHIAVRIERSLDSVARSRQESLSSVEEDDYDTLGDIDSDKNIVRTKKYLCVADLARKDKRVLSKKYQIYFWNIATIAVFYALPVIQLVITYQTVVNVTGNQDICYYNFLCAHPLGALSAFNNILSNLGYVMLGLLFLLIVLKRDVMNNRALLRNDLSALECGIPKHFGVYYAMGTALMMEGLLSACYHVCPNYTNFQFDTSFMYMIAGLCMLKLYQKRHPDINASAYTAYACLAAVIFFSVLGVVFGRGNTVFWIVFSVIHILATLLLSTQLYYMGRWRLDSGVLRRIVYVIYTDCIRQCSGPMYIDRMVLLVMGNIVNWSLAAYGLIVRPNDFASYLLAIGICNLLLYFAFYIIMKLRSGERIKCLPLVCILFTAVVWGFALYFFFQGLSTWQKTPAESREHNRDCILLSFFDDHDIWHFLSSIAMFGSFLVLLTMDDDLDTVQRDKIYVF is encoded by the exons ATGGTGTTAAGGAATTACTGGAAATCTCGGCATAAAAGCAGGCGTTTTCCCACGCTTTGCTGGATACGACCGGGGCTGGCAGctgtgttctggttctgtgtgaCCCAGTTAGCCTGTGGCGCTGGGACGGTTGGGGATCCTAAATCTGTGGTCCAAAAGGAAGCAGAGTTTGATGTGACCTATAATGACACGGTTACAAGCAAAAACCAGACCATCTATGCGTTTAATCACACCATCTCCAGGAACAAG ACGGAGGGGGTGCGTGTGACCGTGGATGTGCTGCAGCAGCAACTGGAGAGTCCTATTCTGTTTGTCATTCGGCAAAAGCAAGCTGTGATGTCTTTTCAAGTCCCCCTCATTCTTAGAGGCCT CTATCAGAGGAAGTACCCCTACAAACACGTGGGCCGGACGCTGTGCCAGCCTCCAACCCGGGCCGCGTCTGAGACCCAGTTCTTCTTTGTCGACGTGTCCACCCTGTCGAGCCAGGGGACAAACTACCAGCTCCGAGTGAGCCGGGTGGAAAGCTTCACCCTGCA GACAGACAAGAAATTCAGCTTCACAGCATCACCTTCCCAACCTCAG TTCTTTAAATATGTCTTTCCTGACGGGGTGGATACGGTCATCGTCAAAGTCAACTCAGACGTGAACTTCCCCTGCTCTGTCATGTCTGTTCAGGACATCCAG TGCCCTGTCTATGACCTTGACAACAACGTGGCCTTTATTGGGATGTATCAGACTATGACGAAAAAAGGTGCCATCACTGTGCAG AGGAAGGATTTTCCCAGCAACAGCTTCTACGTGGTCGTAGTTGTAAAAACGGAGGACGAGGCGTGTGGCGGCCCGCTGCGTTTCTACCCCCTGCGGGGTGATGTGCTGATCGACGCTGGCAACCGCACTAAGGACCTCAACGTGGTGGTCTCACCTGCCATTAACT CCGAGAAGTATGTGATCGGCATGCTGTTCTGTCTGGGGATCTTCCTCTCATTCTACGTGTTAACTCTGCTGGTTGCCTGCGTGGAAAACAAGCG AATGAAAAGGAGAGAGGTGTTTGAGAACCCCCCCGACATTTCGCCTGCTGAGACAG CCTCCCTTCTTGGGAAGAACGGCGATG GCAAGACTCCAGCTTCACCGTATGAATATGGCTCCTTTG CTGACAACGGCAGCACGCTGAGCTCCGAGGCCATCACTGACAGTGCTACATCGACCGACAACAACTATGGATACATAG GGCAGGAGCCTTTCAAACGGCGACCATTCTTCAGTCACCTTCACCACATAGCCGTCCGCATTG AGCGATCATTGGACAGCGTCGCACGAAGCAGGCAGGAATCTTTAAGTTCTGTGGAGGAGGACGATTACGACACGCTGGGCGACATTGACTCGGACAAAAACATCGTCCGCACCAAG AAGTACCTGTGCGTGGCTGACCTGGCTCGCAAAGACAAGAGGGTCCTCAGCAAGAAATACCAAATCTACTTCTG GAATATTGCTACTATAGCCGTGTTCTATGCGCTACCAGTCATCCAGCTGGTCATCACATATCAGACG GTTGTCAATGTGACAGGAAACCAGGACATCTGCTACTATAACTTCCTGTGTGCCCACCCCCTGGGAGCTCTAAG TGCGTTCAACAACATCCTCAGTAACCTCGGCTACGTGATGCTGggactcctcttcctcctcatcgTCCTTAAGAGAGACGTCATGAACAATCGAGCTCTGCTTCGCAATGATCTCAGCGCGCTG GAGTGCGGTATCCCAAAGCACTTTGGTGTGTACTACGCCATGGGAACTGCTCTGATGATGGAGGGCCTGCTAAGTGCGTGCTACCATGTCTGTCCCAACTACACTAACTTCCAGTTTG ACACCTCCTTCATGTACATGATCGCCGGCCTGTGCATGTTGAAGCTGTATCAGAAGAGGCACCCCGACATCAACGCCAGTGCCTACACCGCCTACGCCTGTCTGGCTGCTGTCATCTTCTTCTCTGTGCTGGGAGTG gtgtttgggAGAGGAAACACTGTGTTCTGGATCGTTTTTTCTGTGATCCACATTCTGGCCACCCTGCTCCTCAGCACGCAGCTCTACTACATGGGCCGATGGCGGCTCG ACTCTGGCGTCCTGCGCCGCATTGTGTATGTGATCTACACAGACTGCATCAGACAGTGCAGTGGACCCATGTACATC GACCGTATGGTGCTACTTGTGATGGGTAATATAGTCAACTGGTCTCT CGCTGCCTATGGGCTCATAGTGAGACCCAATGACTTCGCCTCCTACCTGCTGGCCATCGGCATCTGCAACCTGCTGCTTTACTTCGCCTTTTACATCATTATGAAG CTGCGGAGTGGTGAGAGGATCAAGTGTCTGCCGTTGGTGTGCATTCTCTTCACGGCGGTGGTGTGGGGGTTTGCTCTGTACTTCTTCTTCCAGGGTCTCAGCACCTGGCAG AAAACTCCAGCAGAGTCTCGAGAGCACAACAGAGACTGCATCCTGTTGTCATTCTTTGACGACCACGACATTTGGCACTTCCTGTCCTCCATCGCTATGTTTGGCTCCTTCCTG GTCCTCCTGACTATGGACGACGACCTTGACACTGTTCAGAGAGACAAGATTTATGTCTTCTAA